The window agattggaaGGCTtaacactcctttgagaacattatggagaactctcaggcatgcaggtttcctcacgatgttttccttcaccgataaaggaagtgatatttaattacttaaacgcacataactttgaaaagttagaggtgcatgcccgggattgaactcccAACCTCCGGTTAGaaggatgtcctaaccactaggctatcacagcttttcatCTAATaggaaatgaaaatgaaatctaAGAATTAGTTTGTCTAGTAACAATCTGTGGTttgtagcggtagtttatgggactagaattaattattaaagagaatatttttaaaccccccccccccccccccccccaaataGAAAGTTGAAGTTTTAAtcattaggctatcactgctttatATCACAATATTCAAGTCTTTTTCTGTGTTATAATGATGAtagttatattttgtattataggAGAAGGAGACTTCCCCCTAGTAATTGAACCGGAGACTCAATTTGTGTACCCTGAGCATTTGAAAGTGATGACGTATGAAATGAATAGCGAATACGACAAGTTCCCAGAACCTAAGAGATGTCAAACAGGTAAGTTTAAGAAATGCACTTGAAATCTGCTGTGCAGATAAAGATGGAAAGAAATCTAAAAAATACGGAAATAGTGAGTGAGTCGAGCGAAGTGAGCgtgttttatttctttaatgtaaaaatacatactttagcaaaaaaaaaagtgtaagcgtagttaggtaggtattattttggactagatgatgccggcgacttcgtccacgtggatttaggttttgaaaatacccattttttgatttttcaggatataaAAGGTAGCTTATGTGAGACACGCTTTCCTACATTTTATCGCTCACTTTGCCGGTTTTGTGAGTTTCTGGGCTCTAAGGTCTGCACTCACGACGCGACGTCTAACcttaatattgtacctatttgCTGCGTATGACAAatgatcaaaatcaaataaaggTATCCTGTGTCAGGTGTGTTCAACTACTACCCGATGGATTGTGGCAGCGTGTTATCAGTGCTAGCACTGTGCATGTCCCCGGGAGACAGGGTGCTAGACCTGTGCGCGGCGCCGGGTGGCAAAGCCCTGGTCGCGTTGCAAACTCTACTGCCGGACGTGCTGCTCTGCAACGACGTGTCCGTCTCCAGGGCTAACAGGTGAACATTCCTCCATTATTttgattcattcattcattcatcattaGAACAATAGAAATTATGTTTTACATAGTAATATTAATTGATGCGAGCGACTTGCTTCGCAacgatataggtttttttatttctttttttttataatgtgtGTCCTCTTTTTTATCCTCCGACATGACGATTggattataaaaatcctgttaAAACTGTTTGATTATCCGGGAATTTTTAAGTagtatgcaaaaaattacgtcgatctgttgctccgtttcgGTGTGTTTGACCCAAACCAATAAATTAACGTAAGAATAAACTAACACTATCGTATTTTAATGTTAGTTGGATATAGAATACATGCATACAAcacaattattgtaaaaatcaCTTTATGGTTTGCACTACAAAAACAAAGCGCGAGCGAAAGGAGTTTCTTAACTAGGTATATAGAAACGTCTTTAtaaagttccgtacccgaagaggatcgggatcctattactaaatTTTTACTGTCCTTCCGTCTGCCTGTCAGGGGACTGAATgtgtatctcatgaaccctAATAAATATCAGtgtctattgctgctataacaagtaataaaaatcaagacagcgaatttcaaaatcgctgccatgcaaattaaaaataaataaaagttaaccGGTTTAAACCAGTTTGGACGAAATTgcgctaaaaagtaaaaacgaaaatttttttatagaatagatCGTATATTCCATGATTACCTGATGGACTACGAGACGGGCAACAAGTGGCGCGAGCGCGTGCTCGTCACTCGCCGCGACGGACGAGAGTTCGTCGATGACCATGGCTTTGACAAGGTATTTATTAGAATAGACCGCATATTCCACGATTATTTTATGGACTTTGAAACGGGCAACAAATGGCGCGAGCGCGTGCTCCTCACTCGCCGCGACTTTGACTGCTTATTTATAAGGTAAGTTGAGTGGAGTACAGACCGCGTATAAGCAAGTaaaaattatttgacgattcaaaagcacttttacttgaataaaaaatatattgttctattctttcaaaagaaaaagatgctgATACTCTAAAACTAGTTTAGACaaagacatcagaatcgacgccattaCTGTGCGCGTTGTTGGTGCGCAAAGTGCGGGACAGCCCCAACACCATTCTACAGGTGATTGCGACCCAACATGACTGTCCTTATCTCCGGCATTGCTGCAAAACACATGTTGCAGTACTTCTCTCCGgcatttaatttctttttattgataactagcttatgctcgcgtggactacacaaatttcattcccttaggaattgaattttaaaaaatcctttcttagcggatgcatatgtcataatagctatccgtccagtagtttgagttgtgcgttcataaatcagtcagtcagtcagtcaccttttccctttatatatttagattttatgtaATAGTATTTTATATGCATTCTATTATTTTTGACTTGAAATTATGGGTATATTatcctgaaataaataaattttgaatttgaattatcGAGTAGGTAATTTATCTATATTAATAGGTGCTAGTAGATGTGCCGTGCACCACCGACAGACATTCGGTGATGGAAGACGACAACAACATCTTCCGAGCCGACCGTGTCAAGGAGCGCCTGAGGATACCGGAGCTGCAGTCGCAGCTGTTACTGTGAGTTTTACCATTTCCACATGacatttacaaacatttttACAGGAAAGGACATTTGttgggttccatacccgaaaggttctgagaggagacacgtactcagtagtgggcgggcgatgggttgctaGTAATGAcccaagggtgccaacgggacctatTACTAAACCTTCTGTCTGtgtatttcatgaaccgtaaaaagtagagttgaaatttttaagtGTGTAAAGAATGTGTTTCTAATCATCTAATGTCACTTTAACAACAAacagtaaaaatttaaaaatggccgccatgtaaactttaaaaaaagatgatgatgatgatgattataataataataattatttatttatttatttaaataactcaGTACAGTTCATCTCTCTGGAatcctttttatttattcggattatttataattattcggataagtcaggattacaacattatagattaaccgagccttcgtgggcgcatTAACTCGCATTGCGAGAGACAACATAAGCTACCCTCAACAATCACTATAGCTTGCCTCATTCATTATGAGTCATGACACCAACGTCCCCAATGAGACTAGATAACACTAACTAACCCTACCTAGTCCCTACCTAGACCAACTCCACCAGCCCCTACACCGGTCCCAGGTCAACCAATATCTAACTATTACAACCTCAACTAGTCCAACAAACAGGAACtgtctactgagaagtgcccCTGGCAAGAGTACGTTCGATTTTATAGTCTCACGATAACGGTGGGAAAGATGACGTAATCGGTCGATGAGCAAAGCACAtaataatcttgtacgatggtatggtaTTGGAACCCTTGGCATgtgagtttgactcgcactttaccggttttttttataattgacAGTAACGCCCTCCGAGTGGTGAAAGTGGGCGGCGCGGTGGTGTACTCCACGTGCTCGCTGAGCCCCGCGCAGAACGACGGCGTGGTGCACTCCGCGCTCAAGCTGGCCTTCCAGGGCCACGGCATCATGGCCGCTGtcaggtacctatctaatagtagtttatgaaacggttGCTAATACCTaattagcttatgcctgcgacttcgtccgcgtggactacctctattttacccacttaggggttgaattttcaaaaatcctttcttagtagatgtctacgtcataatagctatctgcatgccaaatttcagcccgatccgtccagtagtttgagctgtgcgttgatagatcagtcagtcagtcagtaacctcttccttttatatatttagattacgtaGAGTTCCATACATTACTTCATCTAAACTCATATCTTAAAATCCAAACCATAAAGTCTTGGAAACAAATTGTCATAAGGTTTtcttaattttctttaaaaaaaatgtaaaaaatatttaaaggatttttttcCTAACAAAACAGTGTTAGGTATGTgttataatgatttttttataataatttacctatATGTATGTGAATAAAGTAGGCCAATAAGTGTCAAATTTTGAATTCAtaatcaggtttttaaaatatgaatgtagataaatatttttatctttaaaatattttctccgTTGACGATGACGACATAACTTTAAGGTAAGGTAAATGTACTATTCTTATTTGTCTTTCAGGGACATATCAGCCCCTTTCAGAGCGCTAAGCAGCACATTGCGCCTAGCAACTGGAGCCATTAAACCCAAGTACGGCCAACTCGTATTACCAGATGTAGCGGCTAACTTTGGACCCTCCTACATCGCGAGACTTGTTAGGGTTAAGTAAAGACAAGAAAGACTTAACAGAAATaaatcgtagatagagtaataaaggtagattgaagtactgtgtaaccacgtatgagatagcgatagcacgacataacgatgaataacacgacaattattaccattgtttagtagtcaatagttgtattaaccgatcaacaatatttgtattaaacgttttttatgtgaaaacaagtaaataactcatgagaaatacaattacgccacgaattctcaaagtttgttttgcaacttcttgtatgtattcttgaaaaaacccagttacacgataagggacaaaaataggttagctgcgtctctgtttatcacattagtaactttatctgtgctctctttttagtgtgaatgagaaagcaaacgttcctgtatctatctttattactctatctacggcttCAGTAcaactattgttatttattttaatgaattgtaaatattaattaagtatattttgtagGGTTCCAAGACTACTAgccttttattgtaataaaatagtgttaaaacaattaaattagtTTTGCTTTTAATCATCTATGTAGCGTTCAAAAATGGAATGGGTTGTTCCGATTTCGAATGAAAGAAATACTTATTATACTAAAAacatttattcaataaaaaatacaataatttcaGAAATtgctcaataaaataaaaagaatatctTTGGTCAGTACTGTAGAGTCACAACGGGATTTTTGTTACAAAAGCATAACTTGAAAATgcatagaaaataatattatataaataggtatttaagctttaaaatataaaatattataattgaattttttacaatTCTGTAAATATCTTATATTAGAGATTTTTGGCTCATAATAAGAACCTaggaatattattttttattaagtatttaagttTAATTCTAGATTCATACATTTTACAGTTGATTATTATCTAAGTACTGGCAGCCATTGTTTTAGCGTCCTATCTACACAAATAATGATAACAatgtgtttaattttattaattatcaaaaatataacgataaaagcatttttttaatacttaagtaggtacctagcctacctacctaccaataggtacctacagcttagcaaaataattataaaattataaatgagtacgtaaaattgtataaattacATTACTcacaatataaaattaatttgtcgtacataattgaataaaattcaTTTAATAAATTCGTAAATATTACAAATGTATCTAAACGTATAAATCTAGtatttacctatctacctacattgcctatcaaaatatataaaaagtactatttgtattttgtataaataatgAGATTTTCAAACAGGAACTTGTTAGGTTTCGTCAGTTTATTTTCAACATGTCAGAATAACGTACATAATTATCGTATCATTTTAGCTCTGTGTCAAAAGTGCGATTAacctttataataaggactaaaatcgtacttttgatatcacagttgacacaaagttaaaatggcacgtgagaacttaaaatttaCGCATTATTTTTGTCAGTTTCATTCTTCAGCGGTTTCTCCTCCGGGTTGCCACCTTGAGTGTGGGCAGCGTTGTTCCAGGGCTGCTGCTCGCCGGACCCGAATATCGTATACACTACTACCTCGATTACGTACAAGCCGATAGTGACGAAGAAGATTACACGCCATGCCGATATTGTttgctgaaataaaaaaataaaaaaatcttaacatAAGCTCGCTATAACTTAAACTTTCTGTTGCTTAAAgattcaaatatattttttttaagttaaaagtATTTTGCTAAGTACTTACATTGCCAtgggtcaagaaacctacgaaAATAGGTACGATGATGCCCGGGATTGTAGCTACCGTGTTGGTGATCGCCATTAGAGTACCTGACAACAGAAATCAGAATACTTAACGTAATATAGATAATAAAAGTTTAACACATATCGAAATTCATTTTTTTACGGATTTGGCTTCTACACTTATAATAAAAGTGTAACAGGTCCAATTCAGTTTCGAGAGCAACCCGCCTAACCGCAGCCTGGCCGTGTCGCACATTGATGCCTATAGGTGCATGTAGTATAGTTAGTTACCGGTGAAGTTGGGTGCGATGTTGATGTGGTTGGAGAGGAACCCGCATAACCGCCGCATGGCCGTGTCGCATACTGATCCCTATAGGTGCATGTAGTATAGTTACCGGCGAAGTTGGGTGCTATGTTGATGTGGTTGGAGAGGAACCCCGAACCCGGATAACCGCCGCATGGCCGTGTCGCACACTAATGCCTATAGGTGCATGTGATATAGTTACCGGCGAAGTTGGGCGCGATGTCGATGTGGTTGGAGAGGAACCCGCAGAACATGCCGCCTATCGCGGTGACGCCGAGCGCGGTGAGTGCTACGGCCACGCCGCGGTTGCAGCCCACGTAGCACAGCGATAGCAAGCATACCGCCGGTACCACTGACGCTGCAACACGACAGACATTAATATGTATAGATAAACAGTAGTATGTACCTGCTATCACTTTTATATGTCACATCAGCAAAATTCGTTTGCATAGAAAAACGCAACCTTTAGCTGACTAAAACCAAATTTACACCAGTGAAATACAGACCATATTGCTTGACGTTGATTTTAAATAtaagaacaacagagactcgttctatctcgctcataattcgtgcgtacaaaacatggcgcgtaggcaacaaccaatagcggacggacgcgtactttgattggctgagatattttcgcgccatttaaaaataagatttctgcgcaggtcattggcgtaacttataaaagtggtagtttactatagtacgcgacatttggtggatggcaatcggggtgaggacgccccgcacagccggtgcgggatagcacgggtaaggttcgggtatgcggggcgtccccccgcctcataccccctattgccatctcgacctttcgcgttcTATAAGTACCTTCAGATAACGTTTACTTTACTGGCTTTTTAAAACTTCAAGTCTATCTGTTTATATAGTGATTCTACTGACTTGCTAGTACTGAGAAGCAGTTAgtatgttttaaaattttataatctttTACTTTTACGATACTtgctaatttttaatttttgatgtgtGATCGTCTAAAGATCGTCATGCGTCTCTGTATTACtcataatacctatattataaccCTAAATAACTAGTTTTCCGGGATTCGggtctataataataatctaactAGGTACCATAATCAGTCTAAATTCCATGACATTCATTCACGCGCTAGTGCGGTAATGATTGCTTACCAAAAACTGTGCCCACTTTCCTAGCAGTGGTTGTGGTGATGTAAGACTTGCCGCGAAGCCAGTCCAACGTCTTGCTGAGGGCAATACTGAAGAACCATAACGAGAGGAAGGGAAGAGCTGTGGCTGCGGCGTTCTGATAACAAAGATGCAAGTATATATTTTTACGGGTAcctactcacgtatttagtcgatgtAAACGACGTAAGCCCATTTACGATATCGCTCATGATAGTGTTAACGCTAAAACAAAgatgttacagtacgcggcagaaagtaatcggcctttagaatgacatttcggctttgtagagcgttgtctctgtcactcatacctatatgacgcgttttgtcggtctcaacgacagggataacgatctacaaatctgctatctccttctaaaagccggtcgatgtacattactttcggccgcgtactgtacttttatttttcaatatgggtaaatgttatatttttcttGTAACGGAATATACTGTAATGCAAAATAACCCAACATAATGTAACGGAATGCAAGTTTGCCATGACGACTCAAATTTTTCAACATTGATGtcataaaataaactttcaatAAAAATGACACCTCTGAATTTACGTAACCAGCTGCCGATGAGGTAGAATTGTTCTGTAGTGGAGACTGCATACTGGTAAGTGTAAGATGACCTCCAGCTGAACCGAgaacctgaagaaggtggtgggaagCAAGTGAATGACGAAGCCGGAGGGTCGTCTTTAGTGGCACGCTCTTGAAAAGTCTATCTCCAGCAGTTGACActtacaggctgatggattggactGCAATTTTAAGTCGTAACATAGTCAAAAGCACACTACTTACCTCCGCCATATTAAACTTGAGCACTTGCTTCATGTAGAAAGGCAGTTCGATGAGCAGCATGTACCAGCCCCAGTTGGAGCACGCGTGCGCCACCAGGATAGCCAAGAAGGGGCCCGATGTCAACACTGCTTTCCACGGCACTGGCAATTTCTGCGACACACACATTACTTACAATATAAATTATCTAGtagaaataacaataaacaaaGATTTCTGGGGCTCTCGTGTAATTTTTCAGGTTGATTTTGAGCTTATTTCGTAATTTTTAACTACCCTAGCGTAGCTCGTCTTATACGCCATCTGAACATCTTTGCATTGTCTTCCCTACAGTCTATTTTTTGTTAAAGAGAGAGTTGTAATCCATACCTTATGCTCATCATGATCATCGGTTTTCCCGCCGAGCGAGGTGACGATCAGCTCTCGCTCCTCCTTGCTGATGAACGGCTGCTGCTGCGGAGAATCCTGCACCAGCCACACCCATAAAGCGCACCAGAGGCATGATAGCCCACCCATGACGTAGAATACGCTTTCCCATCctaaataaatagaataaaatataataatattatgtaatagcgtcagtggtagaaaagatgatgggtaataggctggcgtggtatgggcatataatgcggagggaagaaagccatgtcactagaagaatgttaagtatgcatgtggaaggaaaaagaggagacgaccaaagaaaaggtggatggttTGCCTGAAAGATGATTTATACACATCGTATACCCTGAGGattttacttcaattccagtgaaaaaagtaggtacctactgctgtatctggcggccacaggatttgacaaggaaatgtGAAGTGGAGGTAttcacaatagatcggagacaggcgaagtgatacagggtattcaagaacctgcatagccccaaagtataagaagaaagaaaaaggtacctaccaagGTTCGCAGTTAGCACGCCAGCCATCAGCATAGAGCAGACGGTGCCCAAAGAAGTGCCGGCGTACACCAAAGCCGCCATCACGCTGCGCTCAGCCGGCGGCGCCCATTTCGATAGTAGCACGTGCATTGCCGGAAACGTTACTCCCTACATGGAAACAAAGTGTCATCATCTATGATACAAGAACAAACTTCTTATACCTACATGAGAAGTCACAGTGTACCTACCAAAATCAGATTTACATTTGCCACAATCTGTTTATCATCGATGTCTGTTTATACTACAGGTAAATTCTATCCTACGTCAGTAACTCTACCTACTCTGgattcggaaagcagattctgTTGAGAAGAGCTGGCAATTTATTGAACTCAGAGTTAGACCTTAAGGGCCATCGCCCACGGCTACTTTTTGCAGCAATACGTTTGCGATTCAGCAGTAAAAAGGTCACGATACAGTAGCAAAGCGTCGCTGGCTCGTGTGCCTTCGCCCACTATTTACGAAAATCGCATGACTGTAACGCTACAAAAAGTTGCGTCGGGATGTCCTTAATCGGTTTTAAAACGACAAAGAAACCACACTTACTCCTTTAATTCCTTTCCCTATCCTCATGATAACCACTGCAATATAGTGGGCTTCGGCCATCACCGGTGTCAGAAGCGTGCAAACTACGTTGATGGACACGCTGAAGAACATCACCGATTTGGCGGAGAGCAAACACAATCCACACTTAACACTTACCCCTCCAATGCCTTCCCCGATCCTCATAATAACCACTGCAATATAGTGGGCTTCAGCCATCACCGGCGTCAGAAGCGTGCAAACTACGTTGATGGACACGCTGAAGAACATCACCCATTTGGCGGAGAACAATTCAGCGACACGGGCACCTTAAACAAGATGAGATCAATCCAATGaggtgtgtctgctagcttttcgggctgtgaaaagctagcagacagacagacacacacactttcgcatttataatattacttagtatggatattgAGAGTTTACACTGATAAGAACACAATATCAATTGTACGGTAATATCTATGATAATTCGgtttatgttaataatatacctatctacttaataGGTATGTTTACAGACAATtgaacaagctgtgatagcctactggctaggacgtccgccttctaatcgggggttcgatcccgggccacgcacctctaacttttcggagttatgtgcgttttaagtaattaaatatcactatcacttgctttaacggtgaaggaaaacatcgtggggaaacctgcatgcctgagagttctccataatgttctcaaaggtgtgtgggccggcgatgggatgatcatgatgaaagacAATTACAATCCTGTTAACCGACAACCCTATTAAGTATATAAACTTATGGCCGCTTATATCAAGACACACTTTTGAGCAGAATGATGTCAAGAACGTgctgaaaataaaatgtactgCGTTGAAATATGCTTTTAGCCTTACCGGGAATCTGCGAGACGAAGTAACCCCAAAAATAGCAGCTGAGGATAATGCCCTGAATTTGGGATGACCAGAGGAAAGGCCCATCTGCCTCCTgaaaaaacaccataaaaatTATGCACTTAGGTTGGTAATTTGTCCTTTTTGTATTACAACATTAACGatatttgattttaaaaaaaccggcaaaaAGAGTAAGTAGTGGTTTAATGTAAATCCATAGTTACATATAAGTTCCTAGTTTTAACGCATACAGCATGCGTTGATGCATCCGTGCCTTACCTCTCATTTGATTTGTATTTAACAGCTTCTCCAAGTTCCCTAAATACTGACTTTTTCCACACTTCGTGATCCTGGCTTTTTTTAATATCAACGCAAAGTCTTTGCTTTCAGTTCTCTTATAGATAAGATTCAGAATCATGATGCAGGCATAAAAACACTAAGAAAAGTCCCAAGTCCTTTTGGAAAATATTAGAGGAAAGCTTCATCTTTCCTGTAGGTGTAGGTATATTTCCTCTTACCTTTTCCTGCCTTATTTAGTATTTATACATCGCTGTTACTTACATTCGTGATAAGGAAgttgcaataataattaaaaactttatatttttgaCCCCTGATAAAAAGGCTAACAGGGTAAGGcgatagttaatatttttgcaagcATTTTTCTTTATTCATAATATATGCGCGG of the Maniola hyperantus chromosome 19, iAphHyp1.2, whole genome shotgun sequence genome contains:
- the MFS3 gene encoding sialin isoform X2; translation: MAIVYGLKVNLSVALVGMLNHTAIKLHEHAAPEHGLHNVTVLAEVECEPPESSGHAKEADGPFLWSSQIQGIILSCYFWGYFVSQIPGARVAELFSAKWVMFFSVSINVVCTLLTPVMAEAHYIAVVIMRIGEGIGGGVTFPAMHVLLSKWAPPAERSVMAALVYAGTSLGTVCSMLMAGVLTANLGWESVFYVMGGLSCLWCALWVWLVQDSPQQQPFISKEERELIVTSLGGKTDDHDEHKKLPVPWKAVLTSGPFLAILVAHACSNWGWYMLLIELPFYMKQVLKFNMAENAAATALPFLSLWFFSIALSKTLDWLRGKSYITTTTARKVGTVFASVVPAVCLLSLCYVGCNRGVAVALTALGVTAIGGMFCGFLSNHIDIAPNFAGTLMAITNTVATIPGIIVPIFVGFLTHGNQTISAWRVIFFVTIGLYVIEVVVYTIFGSGEQQPWNNAAHTQGGNPEEKPLKNETDKNNA
- the MFS3 gene encoding sialin isoform X1, with the translated sequence MDVPAKGNIFERIISARYILAVLGSIGMAIVYGLKVNLSVALVGMLNHTAIKLHEHAAPEHGLHNVTVLAEVECEPPESSGHAKEADGPFLWSSQIQGIILSCYFWGYFVSQIPGARVAELFSAKWVMFFSVSINVVCTLLTPVMAEAHYIAVVIMRIGEGIGGGVTFPAMHVLLSKWAPPAERSVMAALVYAGTSLGTVCSMLMAGVLTANLGWESVFYVMGGLSCLWCALWVWLVQDSPQQQPFISKEERELIVTSLGGKTDDHDEHKKLPVPWKAVLTSGPFLAILVAHACSNWGWYMLLIELPFYMKQVLKFNMAENAAATALPFLSLWFFSIALSKTLDWLRGKSYITTTTARKVGTVFASVVPAVCLLSLCYVGCNRGVAVALTALGVTAIGGMFCGFLSNHIDIAPNFAGTLMAITNTVATIPGIIVPIFVGFLTHGNQTISAWRVIFFVTIGLYVIEVVVYTIFGSGEQQPWNNAAHTQGGNPEEKPLKNETDKNNA
- the l(2)10685 gene encoding 5-methylcytosine rRNA methyltransferase NSUN4; protein product: MITISNIWRRAPTNTYLILQARYKSKTHWAKLKKKTGPKYKALSHFDEFYGSVYGNKWEPIREALLRKSKYVAVVNNYGDAEATMEDLANRGAHCLKNLMSIQKEFHDQYNPQNEPPTQSTSPNNLENYIAKLQSEEIANIYPQGENVPEKVELSEDRVLRSSTEEEVKEGYKSAASLNQAIEDAQLDHSRIIEPSIGISSEALYQYIPATKLKGLDDWVPESLHYSFMSNREGDFPLVIEPETQFVYPEHLKVMTYEMNSEYDKFPEPKRCQTGVFNYYPMDCGSVLSVLALCMSPGDRVLDLCAAPGGKALVALQTLLPDVLLCNDVSVSRANRIDRIFHDYLMDYETGNKWRERVLVTRRDGREFVDDHGFDKVLVDVPCTTDRHSVMEDDNNIFRADRVKERLRIPELQSQLLLNALRVVKVGGAVVYSTCSLSPAQNDGVVHSALKLAFQGHGIMAAVRDISAPFRALSSTLRLATGAIKPKYGQLVLPDVAANFGPSYIARLVRVK